Genomic window (Streptomyces sp. RerS4):
CACGTTCACGGGACGATGCTCGCGGTGCGTGACTAGCGTCAGGAAGGCCGGGAACCCCTACTCCTTGATGAGTACGGGCCGCGATGAAGATGGTGGGCGCCCTGGTCGCCGCCGCACGGATCGCCAAAGGACTGACGCAGCGCGCCTTCACCCAGGAGCTACCCATCGACGCCGAGACCGTCGCTTCCATCGAGCAGGGACGACGCACGCTCATGCCGGACGTCGCAGAGAAGATGGACCGCGTTCTCGGCCTACCGGGCCTACTGACCGTCGCGGCGAACAAGATGCCGGCGGTCGACGTGATCCCGCCCTGGATGGAGGAGTACTTCGCCAGCGAGGCCGAGGCCCTTGCCATGTGCTGCTACGAGGCCGGACTCGTGCCGGGCCTGCTTCAGACCGAGCAGTACGCCCGCGCTCTTTTCGGCTGCCGCATCCCTGATATGGACGAGGAGAAGATCGAGCTCCAGACGGCGTTCCGCATCAACCGTCAGAAGATCCTCCATCGCAGCATCCCACCCACGCCGAGTTTCATCGTCGGGGAAGCACGTACGACATGGGCAGCTACGCCACCTTCGCGAATGCGCTGACCGCCCCGCGATCTCACTCCAGGTGCTCCCCCTCGGCCTCACCGCTCACGCAGCTCTCGCGGGTTCGTTCAGCGTGTTGGAAACGCCCGATCACCAGCATCTCGCGTACTCCGAAAATCAGCGCGCCAGCATCGTCATCCGGTCTCCCGACCCGGTGGGTGCGTCTCTGAGGGTCCGGACATGCGGAAGGCCCCGGGCGCGGCGCGCACCCGGGGCCTTCGGCGGCGTCAGGTCGTACGACGCCGCC
Coding sequences:
- a CDS encoding Scr1 family TA system antitoxin-like transcriptional regulator is translated as MKMVGALVAAARIAKGLTQRAFTQELPIDAETVASIEQGRRTLMPDVAEKMDRVLGLPGLLTVAANKMPAVDVIPPWMEEYFASEAEALAMCCYEAGLVPGLLQTEQYARALFGCRIPDMDEEKIELQTAFRINRQKILHRSIPPTPSFIVGEARTTWAATPPSRMR